One Oryzomonas sagensis DNA segment encodes these proteins:
- a CDS encoding ComF family protein, translated as MNKFFATFLDVLFPPLCHLCRAFIPDAGPVHICPACRERMPAVAHPLCPVCGIPFLGVGDDHVCGACRQSKPDFAAARAALIYEGECRELIHAYKYRYKTHLRRPLALLTAAPLRDFVAACAPELIVPVPLHVRRLRERGFNQAVLLGETWSREWGIPLERGAMRRIRWTEPQITLTAAQRRDNVKGAFDVRDAAVVKGRRVLLVDDVYTTGSTVKECAHVLTAAGAGEVVVVTVARAVES; from the coding sequence GTGAACAAATTTTTCGCAACCTTCCTCGATGTTCTTTTCCCTCCGCTCTGTCACCTCTGCCGGGCGTTCATCCCCGATGCCGGCCCCGTGCACATCTGTCCGGCGTGCCGGGAACGGATGCCCGCCGTGGCCCATCCGCTCTGCCCGGTGTGCGGCATTCCCTTCCTGGGGGTGGGTGACGACCATGTGTGCGGCGCGTGCCGGCAGTCAAAGCCCGATTTTGCAGCTGCCCGGGCGGCATTGATCTACGAGGGGGAGTGCCGCGAACTGATCCACGCCTACAAATATCGCTATAAAACCCATCTGCGCCGCCCCCTTGCCCTGCTGACGGCCGCCCCTCTGCGGGATTTTGTCGCCGCATGCGCCCCGGAGCTGATCGTACCGGTGCCGCTGCACGTCCGGCGACTCAGGGAGCGTGGTTTCAATCAGGCTGTGTTGCTGGGCGAAACCTGGTCACGGGAATGGGGCATCCCCTTGGAGCGCGGCGCCATGCGGCGCATCCGGTGGACCGAACCGCAGATCACCCTGACCGCGGCGCAACGGCGCGATAATGTCAAAGGGGCCTTCGACGTCAGGGACGCCGCTGTCGTAAAGGGGCGGCGCGTGTTGCTAGTGGACGATGTCTACACCACCGGCAGCACCGTGAAGGAGTGTGCCCATGTGCTCACGGCCGCCGGCGCCGGCGAGGTGGTGGTCGTGACGGTCGCCAGGGCCGTGGAAAGTTGA
- a CDS encoding RrF2 family transcriptional regulator produces the protein MRLSTKSRYGLRALFDIAYNCGNMPAQIQDISRRQQISPRYLEQIFQNLKRAGILKSKRGPQGGYCLAKKPEEITVLDVLCATELDVLLVDCTGATPKKRNRKTDCPFEGQCVTQTVWEEATTLLNTLFSGITLQTLCQRGLDMGIKKEQDHRFMYYI, from the coding sequence ATGCGTCTGTCAACAAAAAGTCGGTACGGCCTGAGGGCTCTTTTCGACATTGCCTATAACTGTGGCAATATGCCGGCCCAGATTCAGGACATCTCCCGCCGCCAGCAGATATCACCCCGTTATCTCGAACAGATCTTCCAGAACCTCAAGCGGGCCGGGATACTGAAAAGCAAGCGCGGGCCTCAGGGGGGATACTGCCTGGCCAAAAAGCCCGAGGAAATCACGGTTCTTGACGTACTGTGCGCCACCGAACTGGACGTGCTCCTGGTGGATTGCACCGGGGCGACGCCGAAAAAACGCAACCGCAAGACCGACTGCCCCTTTGAGGGACAGTGCGTGACCCAGACTGTCTGGGAAGAGGCCACCACGTTACTCAACACCCTGTTCTCCGGTATAACCCTCCAGACCCTGTGTCAGCGCGGATTGGATATGGGAATCAAGAAGGAGCAGGACCACCGCTTCATGTACTACATCTAG
- the cysK gene encoding cysteine synthase A, whose protein sequence is MPIAISTNAIEQIGATPLVKLSGLTEAGAAEIYAKVESFNPGGSIKDRIALAMIERAEQDGCLKPGATIVEPTSGNTGIGLAMVCAVKGYRLVLTMPESMSMERRRLLTAYRAELVLTPASQGMKGAVQKAEELAAEKHWLLPQQFSNPANPEAHRRTTGPEIIAAMKGLSIDGFVAGVGTGGTITGVGEVLRHHNPAVHIAAVEPAGSPVLSGGLAGPHKIQGIGAGFIPDVLNTSIYQEVIAVPDAEAYSAARTLAAKQGLLSGISSGAALVGAVRVAKKLGAGKNVVVILPDTGERYLSMEVFD, encoded by the coding sequence ATGCCCATTGCCATCAGCACAAATGCCATCGAACAGATCGGCGCCACGCCACTCGTGAAGCTTTCCGGATTGACGGAGGCGGGGGCGGCCGAAATCTATGCCAAGGTTGAATCCTTTAACCCTGGCGGCAGTATCAAGGACCGCATCGCCCTGGCGATGATCGAGCGGGCCGAGCAGGACGGCTGCCTCAAGCCGGGGGCGACGATTGTCGAGCCGACCAGCGGCAATACCGGCATTGGTCTGGCAATGGTCTGCGCGGTGAAGGGGTACCGGTTGGTGCTGACCATGCCCGAGTCCATGAGCATGGAACGCCGACGCCTCTTGACGGCTTACCGGGCCGAGCTGGTGCTGACGCCTGCTTCGCAGGGCATGAAGGGGGCGGTGCAAAAGGCCGAAGAACTGGCTGCCGAAAAGCACTGGCTGTTGCCGCAGCAGTTCAGCAATCCCGCCAACCCGGAGGCCCATCGCCGCACGACGGGCCCCGAGATCATCGCGGCGATGAAGGGGCTGAGCATCGACGGCTTTGTGGCCGGGGTCGGCACCGGTGGAACCATCACCGGGGTCGGCGAGGTGCTCCGCCACCACAACCCGGCTGTCCACATTGCCGCCGTCGAGCCGGCCGGCTCGCCCGTCCTGTCCGGCGGCCTGGCGGGGCCCCACAAGATTCAGGGGATCGGTGCCGGTTTCATCCCCGACGTGCTCAATACCTCGATTTATCAGGAGGTAATCGCCGTACCCGATGCTGAAGCCTACAGCGCTGCCCGCACCCTGGCGGCCAAACAGGGGCTCTTGAGCGGGATATCGAGCGGCGCGGCCCTGGTGGGCGCCGTGCGGGTGGCGAAAAAGCTGGGGGCCGGCAAGAACGTGGTCGTGATCCTGCCGGATACGGGAGAGCGGTACCTCTCCATGGAAGTCTTCGATTAA
- a CDS encoding NADP oxidoreductase → MTRPRLATVWLSGCSGCHMSLLNLHGDLLGVLEQCDLVYSPLADIKEYPHGVDIVLVEGAVANEDNREMAGIIRERSACVVSLGDCAVNGNVSALRNPSGLAATLGRVYGEAAPEHGVAHLLPRAVPLHQVIGVDAFLPGCPPAPERIRRLLTCLLRGQPAELPPEMISFG, encoded by the coding sequence ATGACGCGCCCCAGGCTTGCCACCGTCTGGCTCTCCGGCTGTTCAGGCTGTCACATGAGCCTGCTCAACCTGCACGGCGACCTGCTGGGGGTGCTGGAACAGTGCGATCTGGTCTATTCCCCCCTGGCGGATATCAAGGAATATCCTCACGGGGTGGATATCGTCCTGGTGGAGGGAGCGGTGGCGAATGAGGACAATCGGGAGATGGCGGGGATCATCAGAGAGCGGAGCGCCTGTGTGGTAAGCCTGGGGGACTGCGCCGTGAACGGCAATGTGAGCGCCCTGCGCAACCCGTCCGGTCTTGCCGCCACTCTGGGGCGGGTCTATGGTGAGGCGGCGCCGGAACATGGCGTGGCGCACCTTTTGCCCCGTGCGGTGCCGCTGCATCAGGTCATCGGGGTGGATGCGTTCCTGCCCGGCTGCCCGCCGGCCCCGGAAAGGATTCGGCGCCTGCTGACCTGCTTGCTCCGGGGGCAACCGGCGGAACTGCCGCCGGAGATGATCAGCTTCGGCTGA
- a CDS encoding DUF4139 domain-containing protein: MTVHWIRTMMAAAALVAVMAHQLWGAGGEAAVTTSTIAEQTGVAVTIYNSSLGLVKDLRVLHLPKGGSELRFMDVATAIMPASVHIRSLSDAASLNVLEQNYEYDLLSPQKLLDKYVGKEVKLYQKNPYSEREEVVTATLLANNDGPVFRIGNEITYGHPGRVIFPQVPDSLIASPTLVWLLENSREKAHTVEAAYLTSGITWRADYVMTLNERDDKADLGGWVTITNNSGATYRNAVVKLVAGDVNRVRDEVQPRYGAKKAMKMEVAAPAPQFREEGLLEYHMYALQRPSTIKDNQSKQISLFTAADIPVRKELLLSGASYYYQDAYGGDIAKKQKVGVYIELENREKNHLGMPLPKGTVRVYKKDGDKSLQFVGEDAIDHTPRDEKVRIKLGDAFDVVADKKQTDWKKRAKDSYEAAYEISIRNHKKEAVVVRVTEPVPGDWQVLNSTHDYVRANSGTLEYKIPVPADGETKLAYRVSMRY, translated from the coding sequence ATGACGGTTCACTGGATTCGCACGATGATGGCGGCAGCGGCACTGGTTGCGGTAATGGCCCATCAGCTGTGGGGCGCCGGCGGCGAGGCGGCGGTGACCACCTCGACCATTGCCGAACAGACCGGCGTGGCGGTGACCATCTATAATTCCAGCCTCGGCCTGGTCAAGGACCTGCGCGTGCTGCACCTGCCCAAGGGGGGCAGCGAACTGCGTTTCATGGATGTGGCCACGGCCATTATGCCGGCCAGCGTCCATATCCGCTCGCTCTCGGACGCGGCCAGCCTGAATGTCCTGGAACAGAACTACGAGTACGACCTGCTCAGCCCGCAGAAACTGCTGGACAAGTATGTGGGCAAGGAGGTCAAGCTCTACCAGAAAAATCCCTACAGCGAGCGGGAAGAGGTGGTGACCGCCACGCTCCTCGCCAACAACGACGGGCCGGTATTCAGGATCGGCAACGAGATCACCTACGGCCATCCGGGGCGGGTGATCTTCCCCCAGGTGCCGGACAGCCTGATCGCCAGCCCAACCCTGGTGTGGCTTCTGGAGAACAGCCGTGAAAAGGCGCACACGGTGGAGGCCGCCTACCTGACCAGCGGCATCACGTGGCGCGCCGATTACGTCATGACCCTCAACGAACGGGACGACAAGGCCGATCTGGGCGGGTGGGTCACCATCACCAACAACAGCGGGGCGACCTATCGCAATGCCGTCGTCAAGCTGGTGGCCGGGGATGTGAACCGGGTTCGCGACGAGGTGCAGCCGCGCTATGGGGCCAAGAAGGCCATGAAGATGGAGGTGGCCGCTCCGGCGCCCCAGTTCAGGGAGGAGGGGCTGCTGGAGTACCACATGTACGCACTCCAGCGCCCCTCCACCATCAAGGACAACCAATCCAAGCAGATCAGCCTGTTTACCGCAGCCGACATACCGGTGCGCAAGGAATTGCTCCTGTCCGGCGCCTCCTATTACTATCAGGATGCCTACGGCGGCGATATCGCCAAAAAACAGAAGGTCGGCGTGTATATCGAGCTGGAGAACCGGGAGAAGAACCACCTGGGGATGCCGTTGCCCAAGGGAACCGTGCGGGTCTACAAAAAGGACGGCGACAAGTCGCTCCAGTTCGTGGGCGAGGATGCCATCGACCACACCCCCCGGGACGAAAAGGTGCGCATCAAGCTGGGGGATGCCTTCGACGTGGTGGCCGACAAGAAGCAGACCGACTGGAAGAAACGCGCCAAGGACAGCTACGAGGCGGCCTACGAGATCTCCATCCGCAACCACAAGAAAGAGGCCGTCGTGGTGCGGGTGACGGAACCGGTCCCGGGCGACTGGCAGGTGCTGAACTCCACCCATGACTACGTCAGGGCCAATTCCGGGACCCTGGAGTACAAAATACCGGTACCGGCGGATGGTGAAACGAAGCTGGCCTATCGGGTGTCAATGCGCTATTAG
- the hoxU gene encoding bidirectional hydrogenase complex protein HoxU has protein sequence MPRLTLTINNRSVSARRGESILSAARRSGSDIPTLCNLGGLIPAGACRVCLVEVAGYPRPVPACATRAEQGMVVTTDTERLTAARRMIVELLLAERNHSCAVCVMNRHCQLQDLAARLGIDHVRFAFISPQAGVDISHARFGIDHNRCILCRRCVRVCDEIEGAHTWDVDGRGAASRIICDLAQPWGTSTTCTGCGKCVQACPTGALFEKDAPTQKATIDMERLSEWRRSRK, from the coding sequence ATGCCGCGACTGACGCTTACCATAAACAATCGCAGCGTAAGCGCCCGGCGGGGCGAGAGCATCCTGTCGGCAGCGCGCCGCTCGGGTAGCGACATCCCGACCCTCTGCAATCTGGGGGGGCTGATCCCGGCCGGTGCGTGCAGGGTCTGCCTGGTTGAGGTGGCGGGGTATCCCCGCCCGGTCCCGGCCTGCGCCACGCGCGCCGAGCAGGGCATGGTGGTGACGACCGACACGGAACGCCTGACGGCGGCGCGGCGCATGATCGTGGAACTGCTGTTGGCGGAACGCAACCATAGCTGCGCGGTGTGTGTGATGAACCGGCACTGCCAATTGCAAGACCTGGCGGCGCGCCTCGGCATCGACCATGTGCGTTTTGCCTTTATCTCGCCCCAGGCCGGGGTTGATATCAGCCACGCGCGTTTCGGGATCGACCACAACCGGTGCATCCTCTGCCGCCGCTGCGTCCGGGTCTGCGACGAGATCGAGGGGGCCCATACCTGGGATGTCGACGGGCGGGGGGCGGCCAGCCGGATCATCTGCGATTTGGCGCAACCGTGGGGAACCAGCACCACCTGCACCGGGTGCGGCAAATGTGTGCAGGCGTGCCCCACCGGAGCGCTCTTCGAAAAGGACGCGCCGACCCAAAAAGCGACCATAGATATGGAGAGGTTATCCGAGTGGCGAAGGAGCCGGAAATGA